DNA from Microvirga ossetica:
GTTTCAGCTGGGATGCTCTTCAACTCCTTCATCTTTCTGTTCGCCTTCCTGCCGGCTGCGCTGCTGGCCCACTGGGCCGTGGAGCGGTTTAGGCCGGAATGGCGGCTGGCTGTGCTTTTGGGACTGTCGCTGTTCTTCTACGGCTACTGGGACTGGCGGTTTGTGCCGCTGCTGGCTGGCTCCATCGTTCTCAACTGGCTCGTCGCGAACGCCTTCGTGCGCTCGGGGCTCTCCATTCTGATTCCGCTTGCAATCGCCGCCAACCTGCTCGTCCTCGCGATCTTCAAGTACTTCAACTTCTTCGCCGATCTCGCGGCCTACATCCCGGGTCTGCCGACGCGCCATTTCGAGATTGCGCTGCCGCTCGGCATCTCGTTCTTCACGTTTCATCACATCATGTACCTGACGGATCTGAAGAAGGGCACGGCGCCCCTTTACGATCCCGTCCGCTATGGTCTCTACATCGCCTTCTTCCCGCAGGTTCTCGCAGGGCCTCTCGTGCGCTGGAGCGAGATCATGCACCAGTTCGGGGAGCGGCCGTACCGGCGGCCCGATGCCGCCGAGCGCTTCGCGCGGGGGCTCATGCTGCTGGTCTGCGGTCTGGCGAAAAAGACCCTGCTCGGCGACCCGCTTTCCGCATTCGTCAACCCGATCTTTCAGGCCGCCGCAGAGGGAAAGGCCATCGCATTGGGCCAGGCCTGGCAGGCGATGCTCGGCTTCACCTTCCAGATCTATTTCGACTTCTCGGGCTACACCGACATGGCACTCGGCCTCGCGCTGCTCTTCGGCATCGTCCTGCCGCAGAACTTCGATGTGCCGTACCGCTCGGTATCGCTGCAGGATTTCTGGAGGCGCTGGCACATGACCCTGTCGCGCTTCCTGCGCGATTATCTCTACATCGCCATGGGCGGCAACCGGAAAGGTTTGGCCATCCAGTTGGGGGCCTTGGTCACCACTATGACCCTCGGCGGGCTCTGGCATGGCGCGGGGCTGACCTTCGTCGCCTGGGGTGCTGCCCATGGGCTTGTGCTCGGAGCCGGCGTCCTCTGGCGGAGGGCGGGGCTCTCCATGCCGCGCCCGGCGGGCTGGGCTCTGACCATGATGTTCGTGATGCTCACCTGGGTGCTCTTCCGTGCCACGAGCTTCGAGGCGGCGCTGCGGGTTTATGAGGGCCTGGTCGGCCTCGGCGGCGCGGATCCGTCGATCAAGTGGCGGACGATCCTGGTCGCAGCGCTTGTCGCCGTGCTCGGCCCCACGGCCTGGACCTTCGTGCACCGGCTTCCGCCTCGCCGCTGGATCGCCATCGGCTTCGCGATCCTTCTCGTGGTCGTCCTGTTCAAGATCGGCGATGATGCGAATTATGAATTCATCTATTTCCAGTTCTAAGGCCGCCGCCCAGCACGACGGCACGCTCTGGCAGCGCTTCGCGGGCATGCTCGTGGCAGCCGCGGCGATCGTGCTGGCGCTTGTGCTGACGGTCATTTATCTGATCGAGCCCTATGACACCGGCCGGTCGCCGTTCTTCTCCCACTCAGGCGTGCGCGCCTTGGCCCCGGCGATGGGGAATGCCAGCCGCGGCCGGAATCCGGCCTTCAATGCCATGATCGTGGGGAATTCCAGGATCCAGCTTATCTCGCCGGAGCGACTGAAGGGGGCGACCGGTCTGGATTTCGTCCAGATGTCGGTTCCAGGCTCGGGGCCGAAGGAGCAGCTTGCTCTGATCGACTGGTTCCTGAGCCATCGGAGGGAGCCGGCAAAAGCGCTGCTGGTGAGCATCGACGAGACGTGGTGCACATCCGATCCCGCTTTGGCGAGCGAGGGGCCCTTTCCCTTCTGGCTCTATGCGGCGAGCCCGCTCGCATATGCCCGCGGGCTGCTGCGCTGGGAGGTTCTGGAGGAGATACCTCCGCGACTTGCCTATCTGCTGGGGATGAGCGCCGGGCGCTCCCGACCCGACGGCTATTGGGATTACGATGCCGAATACACCCAGCGGGGTGACAAGATGGCCGCAGCCCACCGCCGGGAACTTGAAGCCAAGCCTTATGCGAACGCCCAGCGTTACGGCTCGGATCCTCAGGCGGGGATGCGGCACTTCCCCGCCGCCGATCGGATCGGAATTGTCGCCGCCTCTCTGCCGGAGGAGGCAGCTCTTATTCTGGTCGTGCCCCCGCTGTATAAAAATTCGCTGCCGCCCGAGGGGACAGAGCAGGCCTTCCGCCTGCAGGCGTGCAAGGCAGCCATCGCGGGTGCTGCACAGAAGGGCCATGCACGCACGGCGCTGGTCGATTGGCGGATCGACCGTCCTGAGATCGGGAAGCCCGCATGGTTTTTCGACAAGATCCACTATCGGCAGCCGATCGCGCAGGCGATGGAGGCGGATATTGCCGCAATATTTCGGCGGTTCCGCTAACGCTTCTCCCCCGTCGGGTTCGGCTCAAGCTCATCCTGCATCGCCGGTAAGATGATGAACTCCCTTGTCAGCATCCCCACATCGGGACCGTCCATTATAGGCCGGAATGACCGCACGATCAGCCGCAAGGAGATCGAGGCGCGTATTCTCAACCTGCTCACGCCGGAGCTGGTGGCGGAATTCACCCGTGCGTACCAGGAAGAGATGAACCGGCTGACCAAGGAAGCAAGTGGCAAGGCTGCGGAGATTGAATCGAAGCGCGTGGCCGTTCAGCGCAAGATCGACGGCATCATGCGCGCGATCGAGGATGGCCTGTACCAACCCTCGAGAAGTGAAGCCAATCCGTGCGATTGGCATTGTTGGCACCGGACAAGCAAAAACCCCCGTGGCTTGTGCACACGAGGGCTTGCAGTGTCATGGATTTGGTTGCGGGGACAGGATTTGAACCTGTGACCTTCAGGTTATGAGCCTGACGAGCTACCGGGCTGCTCCACCCCGCGCCGGTGTGGGCCTTGATCGCGGGCGATCGAGGCGAAGAGGGCAGACGGACAAAAGCGCGGCGTTCTTGCGCAGAAGCGCCGCGCTTTGGTTGTCAGAGAAGACTGTAAAGAGGCGGATGTTGTCCTTGGCAGGTCCGGCGATGACCTACTCTCCCGGGTCTTGAGACACAGTACCATCGGCGCTGAGGCGTTTAACGGCCGAGTTCGAGATGGGATCGGGTTCTTGTCACCTCGCTCAGATCACCGGACCGGCCAAAGACAACAGCAAGGGCGCGAGCCGCGCCACCCCGAACTTCTTCAGGGCCAAAACACTTTTTCAGGTCTTTTCTTCATCCACATCCAAAACGGACATGGATCGTGAGAGCAATCAAGCCAATCGAGCGATTAGTACCAGTCAGCTCAACGCGTCGCCGCGCTTACACATCTGGCCTATCAACGTGGTCGTCTTCCACGGCTCTGATAGGGAGCACTCGTTTCAAGGTGGGTTTCCCGCTTAGATGCCTTCAGCGGTTATCCCGTCCGTACATAGCTACGCTGCACTGCGGCTGGCGCCACAACAGCTCCACCAGAGGTACGTCCATCCCGGTCCTCTCGTACTAGGGACAGATCCTTTCAATACTCCTACACCCACGGCAGATAGGGACCGAACTGTCTCACGACGTTCTGAACCCAGCTCACGTACCACTTTAATCGGCGAACAGCCGAACCCTTGGGACCTTCTCCAGCCCCAGGATGTGATGAGCCGACATCGAGGTGCCAAACCTCCCCGTCGATATGGACTCTTGGGGGAGATCAGCCTGTTATCCCCGGCGTACCTTTTATCCGTTGAGCGATGGCCCACCCACGCGGGACCACCGGATCACTATAGCCGACTTTCGTCTCTGCTCGACGTGTCAGTCTCGCAGTCAAGCGGGCTTATGCTATTGCACTCGTCGAACGATTTCCGACCGTTCTGAGCCCACCTTCGCGCGCCTCCGTTACTCTTTGGGAGGCGACCGCCCCAGTCAAACTGCCTACCATGCGCTGTCCCGGACCCGGATGACGGATCGCGGTTAGACATCCATGTCTACAAGGGTGGTATTTCAAGGATGGCTCCACCCGAGCTGGCGCCCGGGCTTCAAAGCCTACCACCTATCCTACACATGCCGACACGAATGCCAGCGCAAAGCTACAGTAAAGGTGCACGGGGTCTTTCCGTCTGACCGCAGGAACCCCGCATCTTCACGGGGAATTCAATTTCACTGAGTCTA
Protein-coding regions in this window:
- a CDS encoding MBOAT family O-acyltransferase, producing MLFNSFIFLFAFLPAALLAHWAVERFRPEWRLAVLLGLSLFFYGYWDWRFVPLLAGSIVLNWLVANAFVRSGLSILIPLAIAANLLVLAIFKYFNFFADLAAYIPGLPTRHFEIALPLGISFFTFHHIMYLTDLKKGTAPLYDPVRYGLYIAFFPQVLAGPLVRWSEIMHQFGERPYRRPDAAERFARGLMLLVCGLAKKTLLGDPLSAFVNPIFQAAAEGKAIALGQAWQAMLGFTFQIYFDFSGYTDMALGLALLFGIVLPQNFDVPYRSVSLQDFWRRWHMTLSRFLRDYLYIAMGGNRKGLAIQLGALVTTMTLGGLWHGAGLTFVAWGAAHGLVLGAGVLWRRAGLSMPRPAGWALTMMFVMLTWVLFRATSFEAALRVYEGLVGLGGADPSIKWRTILVAALVAVLGPTAWTFVHRLPPRRWIAIGFAILLVVVLFKIGDDANYEFIYFQF